The Aedes albopictus strain Foshan chromosome 1, AalbF5, whole genome shotgun sequence genomic interval ACTGGAGTTTTTTACTTCCGGGACTGTTTACTGACCGTAATATCCCGGTAATAACCGAGACTTCGATCCTCGCTTTGATCGGAATAAACTCCATTTGAAGTATCGAGCCATCCGGAGGTTCCTCTTTCCTCTTGGTCGTTAGGCTTGCTGGAGGAGGTGTTGTGGTCCGTTCCGCCGATGTTCCGTTGGTGGCAATGGTCCTTCATGCCAATGGCTTTGCAGGGAATCTGAATACTTTTAATCACTTTGTCTTTAAAACCTCGTTAGAAACTTTCCGATCGCCACTGGCCAGCGACTCtgaaaacgtaaacaaaaataTCGACAGAACAGTGATGccagtaaaatagaaaaaaatcgcgATGGTACATTTGAATGGTGTCGAAAGGTGTCAAAAGGTGTTTTTGGTGTGTTAAACGGGTGTTTCACacaaggtgtcagagtttccaaccccttggaagagaactctctcatgttactttcgcccttatttaaactcaatctagagttactcagaatttctcagttactctcgtttgcacagtgtcttgcccctagtagtAGACCACTGTGCAATGTTGCTCGATATCGATACGTTACGTAACTTTTCGAAGCACCTCAGTCGATCTGACAGTGCGAtgacacttgttcatcgattctgATCGATGAAACCGCCATCATTTTTCACGCGATTATGCATGTGTTCGTGCCGACACGCTGAAATCTACCCCAGCCCAGTAAAATTTAGCCCGTGTGTGCGTGACAGCGCAGTGCTTCGAAGAGTGGTGATCCGCAAGAAAGTCGGGATTGAGTTTTCTTCggcatttttcatagtttttctgACGGAAAATTCTACCAAAAACCGCTACAGTTGCCGTTTTCACACGCGTTCAGTGTCTGAACATAACGACGGTTCCGATTTGGGGTGCAAACATCCGTGCAGACTCCGGAAAGAACCGATTTTGCTGTCGAGGACCGCggctgcgaaaaaaaaaaattaggaacgGCATCGCCACAGCCAGGAGGAAAGTGTGGTTGGttagtgtgtgcgtgtgtgtgagtGTTTGGCAATCCAACAGATCCCCATCACACAGGCACATCTCGCTCGCTCGTTCAGGCAAGAAGGAAGATCGCTTATTCGTGTCGTCGCAGAAAGTAGTGTGAAAAACGACGGAGAACAGGCGGCGCAGTCCCGGTTTCGTGAAACAACACAGAAAGGGGAGCAAGTCACAGTCGGCGGAAGAAAAACCTGAAATTGTTCTACACACGGCAGAACAATCGTCCGGATTCGTCTCGATTCGCTTTTCCAATCAACCGAAAAGGTGAGTTCTAGTGAGTGTTTTCAATTGCAAGTGGTGCTGACAGGGAGTGATGGCTCATCCGATGGGGAGATTATTATTTGTACACACATGACGGATGATGCCATTTTTAACCTAGAATTTTCAACCTTTCTGTGCCTACTGCGGAGGGGTGTGCGAAAATATTAATATTGGCAACAAAGACGGTTTACGGGAGGTTCTGTGTTCTGTGCGGCTGGTTCAAAGTTTAGTGAATTACGTTTCGGCACGTGTTTCCCCGGTGGAAGTGCTCTGGCGTCGGCCAGGTTCGGTGTAATCACCGATGAGACGCCCGATTTTTTCTCCACTATCGCGGCAGGAAAATGGGCCTTCGCAGTTGTTCGCGGACGCCATAAAGGAGCAGCAGTGCCAGAAGAGAGCACCTACGAACGAACGAGGGCCTGCTGCGATGTGTGTATGCGGTGATGAGGATGAAACGCACACCAATGCATGGGATATGGATGGGGCACAGTGGGTCAGTGATGTGTAATAGGTGGCAATTTTTGGGGGTAGAAAATTGTGTTTATTTTTGTAAAGTGTGTGTTTTGGTGTGAATACTattaggcagcgtccatttattacgtaacgctaaaatctacatttcttccaagaatttcttgccgCATATATCAGAGCTTTTATCTAAAATCGTTTTAAAATCTCTTCTAGAAATAATTTCTAAATTATTTATCATTTTAAATCGATTAAAACCTTCAGTtccgcaagttttttttttttacggaaATTGTACTCGAACTTATTGTATAGTAATGGAGTACATACTCAGTTTAAAAGACGATTATCTGAGCAAAAGAGTTCAAGATTGGTTTTGAAAAATCGATCTAAGAGCACTGAGATGgtatcccgaataaaaaatacagtagaaaaactgaacgttgtattgtaacagtactacagtcatgactcgctggttgggggcttaatagttgggtgactttttagttggggctccgttagttgagctgtcagccaactaaaaagtacctggatgtcataattcaatgtcaaactgaaaatgacaaccaatctgtaattccgaggggcgagctaatgagtttttggtttcttaaactttactgataatcaaaaagaatttctatttcatatttctttaaaaaaaaacaatagggtgacgaagggtattatcggcaggtttgttctcttcgtcatggggggtttttgtgggcggaactacctgaaatttgggcatataactcagcttggttgggaaggatttgaggccaactctgagatctacaggtttcaaaaaacccctcatgacgaagagaacaaaactgccgaaaaagtTCCcctatgtacaattacttcgaaacaaatgcaaaacatcggcaatctttattttgtcgatcattgaaaccgttttgtgcttgcattttggtccgggtggtttcataaacatctatattttcacttcaccgactaaaaatgggtgaaaataattatttatcgcattggccatatatgtatcttgcaaaacgtatcagttttgatctaaatgtaaaacaaattgaaaaaaatttactttttacttccaacctaaacatgattaaaaaaaacaatgcgcgcgccccttgtgctgctgtcacttcacccaactagcgaatcgaatccgttggttgggtggaagttgtcgctcaacgagcgggttccgactgtatttaaaaccatatttttacaatagacatcactgtaaaaataaaaatacaaaaacaataaaatgtaatataaacaccatacagtaaattgtaaataagatttttacaatatactatacagtTGACAAGCGCCCTTCGTTCGCGACAGACATTCCTTCTCAACGCTCTCGTGCGTCAGTTTCTCTTTCTGTTGCGAATAAATTTTGCATCGCTGCAAGATGTCTTCGCACAGAAAAAATATCCTAGTCGTGGACTTCGGCGTATTACCGAAGCGACCCGGCTTACAACAAgtggaaaaattccttaaagagttcatCAAAGTTGACCTGGCTGATGTGAGAAACATCCAGCTTCATAACATCAAAAACTCTTTGTTCATTGAGATGAACGATGCAGGCGTAGCCCCACGGCTACAAAGGCAGCACCACCTTCAGCACTATTTCACAATCGAAGGAATGAGATATTACATTCCAGTGTATGTGGATGGTCCCACTACTACTGTCCGAGTCCACGATCTTCCACCTCAAATGGACAACGATATCATCTCCGACCATTTGCAGCAGTACGGGAAAGTGATCTCCATACAAAATGAAGTGTGGAAAAACTATTTCTCGGGGATACCGAACGGCGTGAGAATTGTTCGTATGCGGTTGGATAAAGCAATACCATCGCATATTGTGGTAAACAGTCATAGCACATACGTTAGTTGTGCGAACAAAAGCAATCAAACGACGACTCGCGGCACCAAGAAGCAGCCACACACAACACCATCCAACTTGGCTCATGAACACGATACCGACCAGATCAACAACGACGACGAAGGCAACGAACTACCGTCCGCGGCGACTCAAATTGAAAGCGACGACGAGAATGTCAACAACGACGACCACGGATGGAAGAACGAGAACGGTGGAACGACAGAAAGTACCGATTATGATTCAGCGAAGCGGCGGTTGTCAACCGAGTCGAATGGAACAAAGGAAGAAAATACAGCAAAACGATCATGCAACCCGTGCACCCAGAAATCCGATCCAGAATGGAAAATGATCACAAGATCGAAGAAAAAGTGACGTTGTAAATATTAAAATTttacgacacgaatgcaccttcggtgtaaagtgtcgctaattaaagtaaataaataaacaatatactatacgggttgttaagtatcgtaacaatatgaaaaaatatttttctccatatatatttttttgcaaaaccatacattttattgttaatgaattgttcaaaatattgatatgtgggtttaaatataccgtacattgtatggcacatgaatggtttcaagcaataaaatgtaccgtaaataaattgtttttaattgtaatttcactactggttatacattaaatcaaatggttttggaatggttctcttttgttatgttgtattgttttacattacataaaccatatattgttatattatcttgtcattttcctcctgttaatggcaccttaggcttactagatttattagaatgcgctttgagaattctccagagcgttttggataacccttcatatataggattgcccacgtctaagtctgagtagtctctgattgcataaacagttgaagcttaggcttccatgccccaccagccagataaccgagttttgcaaactaagcattatttgtggcaacactttgagcggcatgatggaactatgccgagcgcgctaagtgttattagaccactaatgtagttgcatgaagtgggtgacgaggtacataagtatcattacagcgtgcttaaccgttattgcaatattgaggcaccagtttgacttaagttcgaaatacataacaactcatgagaaaactgtcaagttcgattcaaatataagtaaggttgaaaagcgaacccgcagacgaacctttattagaaatcatttcagtgttcagtccagtccatatgttaaagatggctctacgtcaaatataaagtttgtcaatcgcatttgattcgattgtggtcgaaggcaaattcacatgagagaagaggagaaaactcccctaatttttccgggttggcctacattcgtatttctctcatcgcactctacacacctagcccgccatatctcttggacccctgcttggacctgcaggtcttaggacatctggtttaccactgatttaaacatgttattgactttaaatgaatgtttcaacttattcacttttatctctttcctttcctttgcatcaaaaaagccacaaccatcaacaaaatcttaaactgaataaataattaaaaactcaCGGAAAaagaatgtttcggaaaagtgaatggtccaaacgtaagaaaaacagtatgatacattgttacataaaaatccaatgtaaatgtatagtatagcgaaccatttcattacaatacactttattgtagctggtacactgtatggtgcaggaatggttttcaccaaacaccctatggttagtttttatccgggatgcCATCGGTTGATCTTTATCTTGCTCAAAAGATCGAGAGATGGGATCAATTACAATGCCTgctcgctggtggtgaccaatcgatcaacttttcagcgcaaacagaCATTCTGatcatcagatttgtgctcttgagaaTTCAAGGTGGGGCTTCGTCATACCTTCTGCTTGGTGTACAACGCTCCTTTCGCTCCAAGCTTCCAGAGGCCACTTCACATCTTGTAGCTTCACTTtcacaacagtttttcagcacagtCTAATgtaattttatctaaaagttAAAATTTGGTGAACAAAATTCTctcacatggtttcatggagatccactgggtactgaatttccataatttcttttggcaatattcgaATTGCCACTAATGTTATCTGCAACATCATTGGGACTACAGAAAGTCTGTTGatgtaaacaaataaataaaaacagttgtttttgtagtgtctacctaatgattgtgtgcataggatatctacctacataaaatactattcattacagtacctaaatgtctaggtatgattcattatgtctacctaaggtagtataaatacgggtggtcataggACCAcagagcagagactgcacaagccttggacttgtcaacatctttaatattcttcttttgaaggatataaaaggaaATTATTTGCTTTTGGTTTTCAGgatgttgtaataacaaaatgttatttttgtggagaacggaattgttcttttatggtagaattgccattatatagtgaacagaatgttctttttGGCCGATGGTGCATTGAcaaaattgtctttttgttttggtaataacgaaatgttattCTTTGGTGAACGAcattgttcttttgtggcggaataaacatatgttatgttttggtgaatggatttgtgttatttgtaatTTTGGTAAAGTTGCTGATGTTGGGATAGcaaaattgtctttttgtttttgtaatttTGTTAGCGAACAGATATGGTCTTTGAAAGTCAGTTtatttgtgttatcattattttggtgatgtctgttattttttgaagttttctaaaggggactgtagtgtctacctaatgattgtgtgcataggatatctacctacataaaatactattcattacagtacctaaatgtctaggtatgattcattatgtctacctaagatagtataaatacgggtggtcataggACCAcagagcagagactgcacaagccttggacttgttaacatttttaatattcttcttttgaaggatataaaagttttaaagtgatcaattcgaccccggattacggtacctcgaATCCGATTTCGCTCAGATGTTGCATCACTATGATATGCTTCACACGGCTTTCCCAATAATAATTCaattattgattattcacgagttaaaaagtacgcaacaaattcttcTATTGTTTAGTCAACACAAGACAAGAGACAAACATTTTTTAGATTATATAGGGAAGtcagaagtggaaccatctcggcaggggtcctattttgggcacttttctgctataactcagccaattttgaagcaattggcacaatttttggaaaacgataagatacgtacagtatctacccgtgtacaaaatgtcaagtcagttggtttggtattgactgagttatagcgaagagtgcccaaaataccggccgctgcccaagtggttcgctaccctagtcctgtttcgggagaaaaagcgccgcctggaagaagcggagtgtgaagaaatggaactgctgtgccgttggttcccaagaaacacggaagttctatcagaagctcaacgcatcccgcaacggcttcgtgccgcgagccgaaatatgcagggataaaaacggaggcctcttgacggacgggcgtgaggtgatcgaaaggtggaagcagcacttcgatcagcacctgaacggcgtggagaacgtaggtacgGGAGCCCAGGGCaatggaagaaacgacgacgccagtgcagcggaggacggaaatgaaccaactttcccacgctgagggaacttAAGATgcaattcaccagctcaaaaccaacagctgaagcagctgaactcatcaagatgagcccagaaaagttggccacctgtctgcatcggctgatagtcaggatctgggaaaccgaacagctaccggaggagtggatagaaggggttatctgccccattcacaagaaaggcgatcatttggaatgtgagaacctcagggcgatcattattttgaatgctgcctacaaagtgctatcccagatcatcttccgtcgtctgtcacctaaaacgaatgagttcgtgggaagttatcaggctggcttcatcgacggccggttgacaacggaccagatctttaccgtacggcaaatcctccagaaatgccgtgaataccaggtcccaacgcatcacctgttcatcgacttcaaagcgcatacgacagtatcgaccgcgcagagctatggagaatcatggacgaaaacgactttcctgggaagctgactagactgattaaagcaacgatggacggtgtgcaaaactgcgtaagggttccgggtgaactatccagttcattcgaatctcgccggggactgcgacaaggtgacggactctcatgcctactcttcaacatcgctctggaaggtgtgatgcgacgagccgggctcaacagccggggaacgattttcacaaaatccggtcaatttgtgtgctttgcggacgacatggacataatcgctagaacatttggaacggtggcagagctgtacacccgcctgaaacgcgaagcagcaaaagtcggactggtggtgaatgcctcaaaaacaaagtacatgctggtaggcggaaccgaacacgaccggatctgtctgggtaggaatgttacgatagacggggatacttttgaggtggtggagggattcgtctacctcggatccttactgacggcagacaacaacgtgagccgtgaaattcggaggcgcataatcagcggaagtcgggcctactacgggctccagaagaaactgcggtcgaaaaagattcacccacgcaccaaatgcaccatgtacaaaacgctaataagaccggtggtcctctacgggcacgaaacatggaccattctcgaggaggacctacaagtactcggagttttagagcgacgtgtgctaagaacgatcttcggcggtgtgcaggagaacggtgtgtggcggagaaagatgaaccacgagctcgctgcactttacggcgaacccagcatccagaaggtggccaaagccggtaggatacggtgggcaggacatgttgcaagaatgccgaacaataaccctgcaaagctggtgtttgcaactgatccggttggcacaagaaggcgtgaaatacattgttgtttgaagcttgcttcatgagatttgtgcgtctgaagtttctatgcaatgttgaagcgggatttcaagacgtttcccaagtaaccacgaagccgtatttaagtgcatcaattttgccatatattcatatttaaaattgtgtatataatgctgcattactttatacacctcattgaagcaatattaaagtcgaaaagggccccactaaaatcagattagtgccacatattgcagcacgttgacagccattgctaaagtgacataaatgcatgtgctgtacatttgcatttgcacatgcttaatacgtgcaacatgaaaaaccaaaacaaaaatctatttttagcacggtttcgttatcgacggtactaatgccccccacatgaatgttttaaccatcatttttttgttgccggatcgggagtcgaaccagaagtgttgaagaccgctagatgagttccatacgtgctggcgccttggactgtttctgctgcagtgataacaacagatatttcgttaactaaaaggaaactgttcttctgtctcaatcattgctgtagagggcaaaacgactatgtcatatgtaatagaatccctgtaattacattctgataaatcac includes:
- the LOC134284652 gene encoding uncharacterized protein LOC134284652; amino-acid sequence: MSSHRKNILVVDFGVLPKRPGLQQVEKFLKEFIKVDLADVRNIQLHNIKNSLFIEMNDAGVAPRLQRQHHLQHYFTIEGMRYYIPVYVDGPTTTVRVHDLPPQMDNDIISDHLQQYGKVISIQNEVWKNYFSGIPNGVRIVRMRLDKAIPSHIVVNSHSTYVSCANKSNQTTTRGTKKQPHTTPSNLAHEHDTDQINNDDEGNELPSAATQIESDDENVNNDDHGWKNENGGTTESTDYDSAKRRLSTESNGTKEENTAKRSCNPCTQKSDPEWKMITRSKKK